In Candidatus Chlorohelix allophototropha, one DNA window encodes the following:
- a CDS encoding carbohydrate kinase family protein yields the protein MSSNPLDVVIISAIGVDTNIYLYGQDIDFSVEANFSQNLDYVGQAGGYSSRGFARLGYPTAFVGYIGDDFNGKFVASELAADGIESLLFIDPQGTRRSINFMNRDGTRKNFYDAKGAMNLRADNTSVQALFGRGRLAHFNIENWARYLLPLAREAGLKISCDIQDMVTLDDPYRRDFIEAADFLFFSGVNFSEPTPLIQELLRRNPSQTIVVGMGKRGCGLGSREGIRFFPPVEIAEAVVDTNGAGDALAVGFLSSYCLEGYSLEDSILRGQIAARYTCTIKASSADLINREKLDYYFSQIKSINY from the coding sequence ATGAGTTCAAATCCTTTAGATGTGGTAATTATCAGCGCAATAGGGGTGGATACCAATATCTACCTGTACGGTCAGGATATTGATTTTAGCGTTGAGGCGAATTTTTCTCAGAACCTTGATTATGTGGGGCAAGCGGGCGGCTATTCTAGCCGTGGGTTTGCCCGTTTGGGCTATCCAACCGCTTTTGTCGGCTACATCGGTGATGATTTTAACGGGAAATTTGTCGCGTCAGAATTGGCTGCGGATGGCATCGAATCGCTACTTTTTATAGACCCACAAGGTACACGCCGTAGCATTAATTTCATGAATCGTGATGGCACTCGCAAGAACTTTTATGACGCTAAAGGGGCAATGAATCTCAGAGCTGACAATACGTCGGTTCAAGCGTTGTTCGGGCGTGGTCGTCTGGCGCATTTCAATATCGAAAACTGGGCGCGTTACCTATTGCCGCTTGCGCGAGAAGCCGGGCTGAAAATATCTTGCGATATTCAGGATATGGTTACACTCGATGACCCCTATCGGCGTGACTTTATTGAAGCCGCCGATTTCCTCTTTTTCTCCGGGGTTAATTTTAGCGAGCCTACTCCCTTGATACAGGAATTGCTGCGCCGGAATCCGAGCCAAACTATTGTAGTTGGGATGGGTAAAAGGGGCTGTGGGTTGGGTAGCCGCGAAGGGATTCGTTTCTTTCCTCCGGTGGAGATAGCAGAAGCGGTGGTGGATACCAACGGGGCAGGGGATGCTCTGGCGGTGGGCTTCCTAAGTAGTTATTGTTTGGAAGGCTATAGCCTCGAAGATAGCATCTTGCGGGGGCAAATTGCTGCCAGATACACCTGTACCATCAAAGCCAGTTCTGCCGACCTTATAAATCGGGAAAAGCTGGACTATTATTTCTCTCAGATAAAAAGTATCAATTATTGA